The Pseudophryne corroboree isolate aPseCor3 chromosome 2, aPseCor3.hap2, whole genome shotgun sequence genome has a segment encoding these proteins:
- the LOC135050810 gene encoding uncharacterized protein LOC135050810, translating to MPTGQPTSSRKHVALKRPCPDLPRATSASPPHRRISTVSSRPPSQLLAPSPTWEAESPHLADDDSMPTDQQTLQTDATFVLDLRPLQTTQPSMVPVATPPQQTSPQPIMSPSTPLAQTEEQTFWANWANHQRLNSDCLQRQNQLLASLPHYMPRISRNLSREHMETSHVATCLEQMRAENSTMMTTLQRILDEQMRQHQNYLHLLERNNSLTESLGRVIENKTASNN from the exons ATGCCCACAGGACAACCAACATCCAGCCGCAAACACGTGGCGTTGAAAAGACCATGCCCAGATCTCCCGAGGGCCacatctgcatctccccctcacAGACGCATCTCTACTGTGTCCTCAAGGCCACCATCACAATTACTGGCACCTTCCCCAACATGGGAAGCAGAATCCCCTCATCTGGCTG atgatgacagcatgcCCACGGACCAGCAGACACTGCAAACTGATGCCACGTTTGTTCTGGATCTCCGCCCATTACAGACAACGCAACCTAGCAtggtacctgtggccacgcctccacaacaaacaagtccacaaccaataatgagcccaagtacaccactggctcaaactgaagagcagacattttgggccaactgggcaaaccaccagaggctcaattcagactgtctccaaagacaaaatcagctgctggcAAGTCTGCCACATTACATGCCACGCATAAGTCGAAATCTCAGCAGAGAACATATGGAAACCAGTCATGTGGCGACTTGTCTGGAGCAAATGCGGGCAGAAAACAGCACCATGATGACCACTTTACAGAGAATTCTGGATGAACAAATGAGGCAACACCAAAACTACCTGCATCTCCTTGAAAGGAACAATAGCCTTACAGAAAGTCTGGGTAGAGTTATAGAGAATAAAACGGCCTCCAATAACTAA